In Herbaspirillum sp. WKF16, one genomic interval encodes:
- a CDS encoding OpgC domain-containing protein — protein MIKFPGPAAGGRSLEVDFFRGVVLLMIVVDHISGSMLGQFTLQRFAIFDATEVFVFLAGYATAAAYTAIADQKGNDVARWRFLQRGWQLYRSFLLTVALMLAMGLLFTALRLHAPTLEYTDIGTFIDEPLQIGAEMLRLARQPYLSSILPMYMLFALASPVIVPAVRRRPWLAVAGSLAVWGLAPLLARFLPTVTPAGWTFNPFAWQLLFVIGAVCRLHPLKSYQREDADAALRRRKLTRIAAAVAIGFLCMRMFVEFDPGPVFKQNLSSLRVGSFMAVLWLVAMMVRQGWIRQLADRLSLVVTVGKNGLVCFVSGTMISLLADILLYLATDGRPGRWAGLLADMAAIASMLAIGVLAQAWAEHRKRNRERRARPAHAH, from the coding sequence GGTGGACCATATCTCGGGCAGCATGCTCGGCCAGTTCACGCTGCAGCGTTTCGCCATCTTCGACGCCACCGAGGTCTTCGTCTTCCTGGCCGGCTACGCCACCGCCGCCGCTTATACCGCCATCGCCGACCAGAAGGGCAACGACGTGGCGCGCTGGCGCTTCCTGCAGCGCGGCTGGCAGCTGTACCGTTCCTTCCTGCTGACGGTGGCGCTGATGCTGGCGATGGGGCTGCTGTTCACCGCGCTGCGCCTGCACGCGCCGACGCTGGAATACACCGACATCGGCACCTTCATCGACGAGCCGCTGCAGATCGGGGCCGAGATGCTGCGCCTGGCGCGCCAGCCCTACCTGTCGAGCATCCTGCCGATGTACATGCTGTTCGCGCTGGCTTCGCCGGTGATCGTGCCCGCGGTGCGCCGCCGTCCTTGGCTGGCGGTAGCGGGCAGCCTTGCCGTTTGGGGCCTGGCGCCGCTGCTGGCGCGTTTCCTGCCGACGGTGACGCCGGCAGGCTGGACCTTCAATCCCTTCGCCTGGCAACTGCTGTTCGTCATCGGCGCGGTGTGCCGGCTGCATCCGCTCAAGAGCTACCAGCGCGAGGATGCCGACGCCGCGCTGCGCCGGCGCAAGCTCACGCGCATCGCCGCCGCGGTGGCGATCGGCTTCCTCTGCATGCGCATGTTCGTCGAGTTCGATCCCGGCCCGGTGTTCAAGCAAAACCTGTCCTCGCTGCGCGTGGGCAGCTTCATGGCGGTGCTGTGGCTGGTGGCGATGATGGTGCGCCAGGGCTGGATCCGGCAGCTGGCCGACCGCCTGTCGCTGGTGGTCACGGTCGGCAAGAACGGCCTGGTGTGCTTCGTCTCGGGAACGATGATCTCGCTCCTGGCCGACATCCTGCTCTACCTTGCCACGGATGGCCGGCCCGGGCGCTGGGCCGGCTTGCTGGCCGACATGGCCGCCATTGCCTCCATGCTCGCCATCGGCGTGCTGGCGCAGGCGTGGGCGGAGCATCGCAAGCGCAACAGGGAGCGGCGCGCGCGACCTGCACACGCCCACTGA